The Marivivens sp. LCG002 genome contains a region encoding:
- a CDS encoding substrate-binding domain-containing protein codes for MATLKQIAKELGLSPATVSRALNGFPEVNIDTRRLVEETAKQLEYRPNKIAQKLVSGRSGMVGMIVRINPRSPFDRTFAEIMLGLSSRLAQHDIDLVFQVASESDPVESYRKMIEKQIVDGFIVNAPVANDPRIAFLTKKGIPFVVHGRASKDAGHPYFDISNSGVTETAARHLAALGHKRIALLNGEKTAVYAIDREEGFRAAVEDLGLFVPERMIVNDQPFELYGYEAAKTMLSDATPPSAIICVSTVVANGVYRAAGELGISIPGDLSVIAHDDDIPQLRAENFVPPLTVTSAPLQASCGPLAEILITRLGLVQGTPLQQVAEAELIRRASTAPVLSRLATPWT; via the coding sequence ATGGCAACGCTCAAGCAGATCGCCAAGGAACTTGGGCTGTCACCGGCCACGGTGTCGCGTGCGCTCAACGGCTTTCCCGAAGTGAACATCGACACCCGCAGACTTGTGGAAGAAACCGCCAAGCAGTTGGAATATCGGCCGAACAAGATCGCGCAAAAGCTGGTATCGGGACGCTCGGGCATGGTCGGAATGATCGTCCGGATCAATCCGCGAAGCCCCTTTGACCGCACCTTTGCCGAAATCATGCTTGGCCTTTCGTCGCGTCTGGCGCAGCACGATATCGACCTCGTGTTTCAGGTCGCCAGCGAATCCGATCCCGTCGAATCCTATCGCAAGATGATCGAGAAGCAGATCGTGGACGGCTTTATCGTGAACGCACCTGTAGCCAATGATCCGCGCATCGCTTTTCTGACGAAAAAGGGCATTCCTTTTGTTGTGCACGGTCGCGCCTCCAAGGATGCAGGGCACCCCTATTTCGACATTTCGAACAGCGGCGTGACGGAAACCGCCGCGCGCCATCTTGCGGCTTTGGGGCACAAGCGGATCGCGCTTTTGAACGGCGAGAAAACGGCCGTTTACGCCATCGACCGTGAAGAAGGGTTTCGCGCGGCTGTTGAGGATCTGGGCCTCTTTGTGCCCGAGCGTATGATCGTCAATGACCAGCCTTTCGAGCTCTATGGCTATGAAGCGGCCAAGACCATGTTGTCCGATGCAACCCCGCCCAGCGCGATCATCTGCGTGTCTACCGTGGTGGCGAACGGCGTCTATCGCGCCGCGGGAGAGCTTGGGATATCGATCCCCGGGGACCTTTCGGTGATTGCCCACGACGACGATATTCCCCAACTCCGCGCCGAGAATTTCGTGCCGCCCCTCACTGTGACCAGCGCCCCTCTTCAGGCGTCCTGTGGTCCGCTCGCCGAGATATTGATCACCCGCCTTGGCCTTGTTCAGGGCACTCCATTACAACAGGTCGCAGAGGCAGAGCTTATCCGGCGCGCCTCGACCGCCCCCGTTCTTTCACGATTGGCAACTCCATGGACATGA
- the malE gene encoding maltose/maltodextrin ABC transporter substrate-binding protein MalE, with protein MKTSLKMTAMAALLASTASSAFALEEGVLTIWLGDRGNDLLQEIGAQFEADLGVKVVVENADPLTDKFQQAASTGDGPDIVLWAHDRFGEWAAGGLIQPVNPSAEIVDGIIDSAWDAMSFDGKVWGYPVSVEAIGLVYNKDLIATPPATIEEIASIQTPEGVSPILWDYNNTYFTFPFLMSNGGFAFKKVDGSFDGSTTGVNNEGAIAGAKAVRALFDAGVMPAGVDYGVMDAAMAKGETAMVINGPWSWGAYKDAGINVGVAPLPSVNGQPSPAFIGVQGLAVNAASPNVDLAIEFIENYVLTDEGLAKWNSNGNLGALTDKSAGAAQNDENIAVTLEIAAGGVPMPSNPEMGAFWGAMGPALGNITSGASSVEDALNDAAARILGE; from the coding sequence ATGAAGACGTCTCTTAAAATGACTGCAATGGCTGCGCTTTTGGCCAGCACCGCTTCTTCTGCTTTTGCATTGGAAGAAGGTGTTCTGACCATCTGGCTCGGCGACCGTGGCAACGATTTGCTGCAGGAAATCGGCGCTCAGTTCGAAGCAGATCTGGGTGTAAAGGTTGTGGTGGAAAACGCCGACCCGCTGACCGACAAATTCCAGCAGGCCGCTTCGACGGGCGATGGCCCCGATATCGTGCTTTGGGCACATGACCGTTTCGGCGAATGGGCTGCAGGCGGTCTGATCCAGCCCGTCAACCCGAGCGCAGAGATCGTCGATGGCATCATCGACAGCGCATGGGACGCAATGTCCTTTGACGGCAAGGTTTGGGGCTATCCCGTATCGGTCGAAGCAATCGGTCTGGTCTACAACAAAGACCTGATCGCGACCCCGCCCGCAACCATCGAAGAGATCGCGTCGATCCAGACGCCCGAGGGCGTTTCGCCGATCCTTTGGGACTATAACAACACCTACTTCACCTTCCCGTTCCTGATGTCGAACGGCGGCTTTGCCTTCAAGAAAGTGGACGGCTCCTTTGACGGTTCGACCACGGGCGTCAACAACGAAGGCGCCATTGCAGGCGCCAAGGCTGTGCGCGCTCTGTTCGACGCAGGTGTCATGCCCGCAGGTGTAGATTATGGCGTCATGGATGCGGCCATGGCCAAGGGCGAAACCGCGATGGTCATTAACGGCCCGTGGAGCTGGGGTGCCTATAAGGATGCAGGCATCAATGTCGGCGTCGCCCCGCTTCCTTCGGTCAACGGACAGCCCTCGCCCGCCTTTATCGGCGTTCAGGGTCTTGCTGTGAATGCCGCTTCGCCCAACGTCGATCTCGCGATCGAATTCATCGAAAACTATGTGCTGACCGACGAAGGTCTGGCCAAGTGGAACAGCAACGGCAACCTCGGCGCTTTGACCGACAAGTCCGCCGGTGCTGCGCAAAACGATGAAAACATCGCAGTCACGCTTGAAATCGCAGCCGGCGGTGTGCCGATGCCTTCGAACCCCGAAATGGGTGCCTTCTGGGGTGCCATGGGTCCGGCTCTCGGCAACATCACCTCGGGTGCAAGCAGCGTCGAAGATGCTCTGAACGACGCCGCTGCCCGTATCCTCGGCGAATAA
- the malF gene encoding maltose ABC transporter permease MalF, with amino-acid sequence MSRSLLDQGSQTTPPWGRFAIVGAIFVALLYAAFQLYLIGQTLFGVMVLAIAVGFAIVFGSTRFYAHRFIFPGLSAILVFILFPVLYTIYLGFTNFSSFNLLTFERAVSVLQRAKVVDKESETPFAVVKDGDLYRVYLPDLGLLSDPVSFAEPASADLTPVESEPSGLIERKEAVALRAGLQMIDLVKPDGAILRNSGLRTFADVRDEYERVSDDTLLRTSDDILLTADHSIGFFVDPDGNRVAPGWRVNIGLQNYERIANSEGIRAPMLSIFIWTVVFAVASAALTFALGLLLAVILQWPHLRGKAIYRILLILPYAVPSFISILVFKGIFNQNFGEINLILDALFGIRPEWFTDGTLARTVILIVNVWLGYPYMMLLAMGFLQGVPEDHKKAAALEGASSVRVFFTITLPQIIPPFLPLLIATFAFNFNNLVLILLLTRGGPDIPGTVIPAGETDILGSFVYRISFMDSGQQFGLAGAITFLIFVLVGMIAYFNFVAMRRAAQKRAA; translated from the coding sequence ATGTCCCGTTCCCTTTTGGATCAAGGTTCGCAAACGACACCTCCTTGGGGTCGCTTTGCCATCGTGGGCGCGATTTTCGTTGCGCTCTTATACGCGGCGTTCCAGCTCTATCTGATCGGTCAGACGCTCTTTGGCGTTATGGTTCTCGCCATTGCGGTCGGCTTTGCGATCGTATTCGGCTCGACACGCTTTTACGCGCATCGGTTCATCTTCCCGGGATTGTCGGCAATCCTCGTGTTTATCCTCTTTCCGGTGCTTTACACGATTTACCTCGGTTTTACGAATTTCTCGTCTTTCAACCTTTTGACCTTTGAGCGAGCAGTCTCGGTGCTCCAGCGCGCCAAAGTCGTCGATAAAGAGAGCGAAACGCCCTTTGCCGTGGTCAAGGACGGCGATCTCTATCGGGTCTATCTGCCCGACCTCGGGCTTTTGTCCGACCCTGTATCGTTTGCCGAACCTGCGTCGGCAGATCTGACCCCGGTCGAAAGCGAACCGAGCGGTCTCATCGAACGCAAGGAAGCCGTGGCGCTTCGCGCTGGTTTGCAGATGATTGATCTGGTCAAGCCTGATGGCGCGATCCTTCGCAATTCGGGGCTGCGCACGTTTGCGGATGTGCGCGACGAATACGAAAGAGTGAGCGACGACACGCTCCTTCGCACGTCGGACGACATTCTCCTGACCGCAGATCATTCGATCGGCTTTTTCGTCGATCCCGACGGGAACCGCGTTGCACCCGGGTGGCGGGTCAACATCGGGCTTCAGAATTACGAGCGTATCGCCAACTCCGAAGGCATCCGTGCGCCGATGCTGAGCATCTTTATCTGGACCGTGGTTTTTGCCGTCGCCTCGGCAGCTCTCACGTTTGCGCTCGGGCTTTTGCTTGCGGTGATCCTCCAGTGGCCGCATCTGCGCGGCAAGGCGATCTATCGCATCTTGCTCATCCTGCCCTATGCTGTGCCGTCGTTTATCTCGATCCTCGTGTTCAAGGGGATCTTCAACCAGAACTTCGGCGAGATTAACCTAATCCTCGATGCGCTCTTCGGGATCAGGCCCGAGTGGTTCACCGACGGCACGCTTGCGCGGACAGTGATCCTTATTGTGAACGTCTGGCTCGGCTATCCCTATATGATGCTTCTGGCCATGGGTTTTTTGCAAGGGGTGCCCGAGGACCACAAAAAGGCCGCCGCGCTCGAAGGCGCTTCTTCTGTGCGGGTGTTCTTTACCATCACATTGCCGCAGATCATTCCACCGTTCCTGCCGCTCTTGATTGCGACCTTTGCTTTCAATTTCAACAACCTCGTCCTTATCCTTCTGTTGACGCGCGGAGGGCCGGATATTCCCGGAACGGTGATCCCCGCAGGTGAGACGGATATTCTCGGCTCGTTTGTCTATCGGATCAGCTTTATGGACTCGGGTCAGCAATTCGGGCTTGCCGGTGCGATCACCTTCCTGATTTTCGTTTTGGTCGGCATGATCGCCTATTTCAACTTTGTGGCCATGCGCCGCGCCGCACAAAAGAGGGCTGCGTGA
- the malG gene encoding maltose ABC transporter permease MalG, with protein sequence MIVERPRDLLIKKIAAHAVLIGFIAIILFPFLVVISISFREGNFTVGSLWPENPTLEHWYLAFGFDYTRADGTVIEPPYPVLTWMWNSVKIGIFAGVGVVTLSTISAYAFARVKFRGRAALLDTLFIIQMFPTTLALVAIYAIFDALGEVSPILGIDSHWALVLVYISGITMHIWTIKGYFDSIDPSLDKAAQIDGATPWQTFRHVFLPLAVPILSVVFVLVFIGAINDYPMASVLLRSEDNLTLAVGSRLYLNEFKYLWGDFAAAAILSGVPITVVFLIAQKYLVSGLSDGAVKG encoded by the coding sequence ATGATCGTCGAACGTCCCCGTGATCTCTTGATCAAGAAAATCGCCGCACATGCCGTGCTTATCGGTTTCATTGCGATCATCCTTTTTCCGTTCCTTGTCGTGATCTCGATTTCCTTTCGCGAGGGGAATTTCACGGTCGGTTCCCTATGGCCCGAGAATCCGACGCTCGAACATTGGTATCTGGCGTTCGGCTTTGACTATACCCGCGCCGACGGAACCGTGATCGAACCGCCCTATCCTGTTCTGACCTGGATGTGGAATTCGGTCAAAATCGGGATTTTTGCGGGCGTCGGTGTCGTCACGCTCTCGACCATTTCGGCCTATGCCTTTGCCCGCGTCAAATTCCGTGGGCGCGCCGCTCTGCTCGATACGCTTTTCATCATCCAGATGTTCCCGACGACGCTCGCGCTTGTTGCGATCTATGCGATCTTCGATGCTCTGGGCGAGGTAAGCCCGATCCTCGGAATCGACAGCCACTGGGCTCTTGTTCTCGTCTATATCTCGGGCATCACGATGCACATCTGGACGATCAAGGGATACTTCGACTCGATCGACCCTTCGCTCGACAAAGCGGCCCAAATCGACGGCGCAACCCCGTGGCAGACATTCCGCCATGTGTTTCTGCCGCTGGCGGTGCCGATCCTTTCGGTTGTTTTCGTTCTCGTCTTTATCGGTGCGATCAACGACTATCCTATGGCTTCGGTGCTCTTGCGGTCCGAAGACAACCTTACGCTTGCGGTCGGATCTCGTCTTTATCTGAACGAGTTCAAATATCTTTGGGGCGATTTCGCCGCCGCTGCGATCCTCTCGGGTGTTCCGATCACTGTCGTCTTTCTGATTGCGCAAAAATACCTTGTGAGCGGTCTGAGCGACGGCGCAGTCAAAGGCTAG
- a CDS encoding ribonuclease D, which translates to MANFLYQNDLPDGLDLGPVVAIDCETMGLNPHRDRLCLIQMSGGDGNCHLVQVGKGQTEAPNLCKMLEDPNVLKLFHFGRFDIAALYNTFGALSAPVYCTKIASKLVRTFTDRHGLKYLLQELVGVDISKHQQQSDWGAEKLSEAQLDYAASDVLYLHKLKDALDVMLAREGRTEIAQACYEFLPTRAKLDLAGWPEIDIFSH; encoded by the coding sequence ATGGCAAACTTCCTTTATCAAAACGACCTTCCCGATGGGCTTGACCTTGGCCCTGTGGTGGCAATCGACTGTGAAACGATGGGGCTGAACCCGCATCGCGACAGACTTTGCCTGATTCAGATGTCGGGCGGTGATGGAAATTGTCACCTTGTGCAGGTCGGCAAAGGCCAGACCGAGGCCCCAAACCTGTGCAAGATGCTCGAAGATCCCAATGTGCTCAAACTGTTCCACTTCGGGCGCTTTGACATTGCTGCGCTCTACAACACATTCGGTGCGCTCTCTGCTCCGGTCTATTGCACCAAGATCGCTTCCAAGCTGGTCCGCACATTCACCGATCGTCACGGGCTCAAGTATCTTTTGCAAGAGCTGGTCGGCGTAGACATTTCGAAGCATCAGCAACAGAGTGACTGGGGCGCGGAAAAGCTGAGCGAGGCACAGCTCGATTATGCCGCCTCAGATGTTCTTTACCTTCACAAGCTCAAGGATGCGCTCGACGTAATGCTTGCCCGCGAAGGGCGGACCGAAATCGCACAGGCTTGCTACGAGTTCCTGCCGACGCGCGCCAAGCTCGATCTGGCTGGTTGGCCCGAGATCGACATCTTCTCGCACTAA
- the lptC gene encoding LPS export ABC transporter periplasmic protein LptC, which yields MQNNSYSTFVSWAKVVLPLGALVLLSTVFFLARAVDTEMSVPFSTIEEAARESRLSDPNFSGMTDPGASFQVSAKTIKPDASDPTRITIEAPTLSAIDPNEGQIRIRAGKAVLSDDLGKITFEDLVRLETSNGYTIESRGLSADLTAGRAQTDGALEIVTPFGGLSAGQLVVELGKIDGGATLLFQNGVRMTYRIKD from the coding sequence GTGCAGAACAACAGCTATAGCACCTTTGTGAGTTGGGCCAAAGTCGTGCTCCCTCTTGGGGCGCTTGTGCTGTTGTCGACGGTGTTCTTTCTGGCGAGGGCGGTGGACACGGAAATGTCCGTCCCGTTCTCGACCATCGAAGAAGCAGCGCGCGAGTCGCGGCTGAGCGACCCGAATTTTTCCGGCATGACCGATCCCGGCGCGTCGTTTCAGGTCTCGGCCAAAACGATCAAACCCGATGCCTCGGACCCCACGCGCATCACGATCGAAGCCCCGACCCTGAGCGCGATCGACCCGAATGAAGGGCAAATCCGCATCCGTGCAGGCAAGGCGGTTCTGAGCGATGATCTGGGCAAAATCACTTTCGAGGATTTGGTGCGCCTTGAAACATCGAATGGATACACGATCGAAAGCCGCGGTTTGTCGGCCGACTTGACCGCAGGTCGGGCGCAAACCGATGGTGCTCTTGAGATTGTGACGCCATTCGGGGGTTTGTCGGCGGGGCAACTCGTCGTAGAACTGGGCAAAATCGATGGTGGTGCTACACTGCTGTTCCAGAACGGGGTCAGAATGACCTATCGGATCAAGGATTGA
- a CDS encoding LptA/OstA family protein: protein MTKFAALAAVFWIAVASTSVAQTGLSLGGLDVDPTDPVEVAADSLSVDQDTGIAKFVGNVEIIQGSLKVTAGVVEVVYSEETGEISRLVASEGVTFVTSQERAEAASAVYDLKTGLLELTGDVILVQGRNSITTSTLRVDLTAKTAVAEGRVRTVLQQGGQ from the coding sequence ATGACCAAATTCGCCGCTCTTGCCGCAGTGTTCTGGATCGCCGTCGCATCCACTTCCGTGGCTCAAACCGGACTTTCGCTCGGCGGTCTTGACGTTGATCCGACCGATCCCGTCGAAGTGGCGGCCGACAGCCTGAGCGTCGATCAGGACACGGGCATCGCGAAATTTGTCGGCAATGTCGAGATCATCCAAGGCAGCCTCAAGGTGACGGCGGGTGTCGTCGAGGTGGTCTATTCGGAAGAAACGGGCGAGATTTCGCGGCTGGTCGCTTCGGAGGGTGTGACCTTTGTCACCTCGCAGGAACGCGCCGAAGCCGCGAGTGCTGTCTATGATCTCAAGACTGGGCTTTTGGAGCTCACGGGCGATGTGATCCTTGTTCAGGGACGCAATTCGATTACCACCTCTACGCTACGTGTCGATCTGACCGCCAAGACCGCCGTTGCAGAGGGTCGCGTGCGCACCGTTCTGCAGCAGGGAGGCCAGTGA
- the lptB gene encoding LPS export ABC transporter ATP-binding protein, producing MAELKVEQGSQGLRIVGLRKSYKKRTVIRDVSLELNRGEAVALLGPNGSGKTTCFYSIAGLVQPEGGKVIVDGRDVTMLPMYRRANLGIGYLPQEMSIFRGLSVENNILAILEINEKDPLRRRERLEELLSEFSIEHLRRAPALALSGGERRRAEIARCLAANPNYVLLDEPFAGVDPIAVGEIRSLVADLKTRGLGVLITDHNVHETLNIVDRAYILHDGRVLMSGTTDEVVNDENVRRVYLGQGFRVN from the coding sequence ATGGCTGAACTCAAGGTGGAACAGGGCAGTCAGGGGCTCCGCATCGTCGGGCTTCGCAAGAGCTATAAAAAGCGCACCGTCATCCGCGATGTGAGCCTCGAGCTGAACCGAGGCGAGGCGGTTGCATTGCTGGGGCCGAACGGATCGGGCAAGACCACCTGTTTCTATTCCATCGCAGGATTGGTCCAGCCCGAAGGCGGCAAGGTGATCGTCGACGGGCGCGATGTGACGATGCTCCCCATGTATCGCCGTGCCAATCTCGGGATCGGTTATCTTCCACAGGAAATGTCGATCTTTCGCGGGCTTTCGGTCGAGAACAACATCCTCGCGATCCTCGAGATCAACGAAAAGGACCCGCTGCGCCGCCGCGAGCGGCTCGAAGAGCTTTTGTCCGAGTTTTCCATCGAGCATTTGCGCCGTGCCCCCGCGCTCGCTCTTTCGGGCGGGGAGCGCCGTCGCGCCGAGATTGCGCGCTGTCTGGCGGCCAATCCGAACTATGTTCTTCTCGATGAACCCTTTGCAGGGGTGGACCCCATTGCAGTCGGTGAAATCCGCTCGCTTGTGGCCGATCTCAAGACGCGCGGGCTTGGTGTTTTGATCACCGATCACAACGTGCACGAGACGCTCAACATCGTCGACCGCGCTTACATTCTCCATGACGGACGTGTCCTGATGAGCGGCACGACAGACGAAGTGGTGAACGACGAGAATGTCCGCCGCGTCTATTTGGGCCAAGGTTTCCGCGTCAACTAA
- the raiA gene encoding ribosome-associated translation inhibitor RaiA, with the protein MRYQISGKQIDIGEALQTHVKTELEATLEKYAGRPTEAYIVFSKSGSELVAETVVHLSTGLTCQAKGHAHDIYAAFDSCLEKMDKQLRRYKRRLKDHHRDRAEPVELSEVSSYILAGIDDHGEAEPEDLAPMIIAEMETKIPSISVGEAVMQMELAHAQLQVFRNEKHGGVNVVYRREDGNIGWIDPRSMG; encoded by the coding sequence ATGCGTTACCAAATCAGCGGCAAGCAAATCGACATCGGTGAAGCTCTTCAAACGCATGTAAAGACCGAGCTTGAAGCCACCCTGGAAAAATATGCAGGACGCCCGACCGAAGCCTATATCGTCTTCTCGAAGTCCGGCAGCGAGCTTGTCGCCGAAACCGTCGTTCACCTGTCCACCGGTCTGACCTGTCAGGCAAAGGGCCATGCGCATGACATTTATGCCGCATTCGATAGCTGTCTGGAAAAAATGGACAAGCAGTTGCGCCGTTACAAGCGTCGCTTGAAAGACCACCACCGCGATCGTGCGGAGCCGGTTGAACTTTCCGAAGTCTCCTCGTATATCCTCGCCGGAATTGATGACCATGGTGAGGCGGAGCCAGAAGATCTCGCACCGATGATTATCGCTGAGATGGAGACGAAGATTCCTTCGATCTCGGTCGGCGAGGCGGTGATGCAGATGGAATTGGCCCACGCCCAGCTTCAGGTCTTTAGAAACGAAAAACATGGCGGTGTGAATGTTGTATACCGCCGAGAAGACGGAAACATCGGCTGGATCGACCCACGTAGCATGGGGTAA
- a CDS encoding PTS sugar transporter subunit IIA, with product MQISEILKPEAIKIIGSSTSKKRLFHDIGELAESVLGYKASEVVEALIERENLGPTGVGHGIALPHARLEGVDRVCGLFLRIEKPMDFESVDRQPVDLVFVLLAPASAGVEHLKALALVSRTMRDAATCAKLRANADPATLHAILTDSHATQAA from the coding sequence ATGCAGATTTCTGAAATTCTGAAACCCGAAGCAATCAAGATCATTGGTTCTTCGACGAGTAAGAAACGTCTCTTTCATGATATCGGTGAATTGGCCGAAAGCGTGCTCGGTTACAAAGCGTCCGAGGTTGTCGAAGCTCTCATCGAGCGCGAGAACCTTGGACCGACCGGCGTGGGACATGGAATCGCCCTGCCCCACGCACGACTCGAAGGTGTAGATCGCGTGTGCGGACTGTTCTTGCGCATCGAGAAACCGATGGATTTCGAGTCCGTCGACCGTCAGCCTGTTGATCTTGTCTTTGTGCTTCTTGCGCCTGCTTCTGCGGGGGTCGAGCATCTCAAGGCGCTTGCGCTTGTCTCGCGCACGATGCGTGACGCCGCGACCTGTGCAAAGCTTCGAGCGAATGCAGACCCTGCGACGCTCCACGCGATCCTTACGGACTCGCACGCGACGCAAGCGGCCTGA
- a CDS encoding sulfotransferase family 2 domain-containing protein gives MSKFDYFVVFAEMRTGSNFLEANINSFDGLICHGEAFNPHFIGYPNSYNILGVTQHEREQNPKLLLDAIRQRSEGLGGFRFFNDHDPRVLDEMLNDPRCAKIVLTRNPIDSYVSWKIAQATGQWKLTNPTQARSEKIVFHDGEFVAHLEALQAFQVRIMNALQISGQTAFYVAYEDLQNVEVMNGLAAFLGSNARIEALDKKLKKQNPEPLSEKVQNFEEMERSLARLDRFNLNLTPNFEPRRGAVIPTYVAAEKAPLLYLPIKGGPVEAVRNWLAALDGATTEQLQSDFNQKTLRQWKRKHTEHRSFAVLRHPVARAHAAFCDHIRGDAETTYRELRATLIRVFNLPLPEEGIGGGFSLDDHKAAFKAFLAFLKSNVAGQTSLRVDAAWASQSNIIQGFSWFGSPDLILREDRLPMDLAFLAMQIGRDDAPDFDPRSADAHHALLASIYDDEIEAMARDAYQRDYMTFGFGKWKP, from the coding sequence ATGTCGAAATTTGATTACTTTGTCGTCTTTGCAGAAATGCGGACAGGCTCCAATTTTCTCGAAGCGAATATCAACTCCTTTGATGGTTTGATCTGTCACGGAGAGGCCTTCAATCCGCACTTCATCGGTTATCCCAACAGCTACAATATTCTCGGCGTGACCCAACACGAACGCGAGCAGAACCCGAAACTTCTGCTTGATGCGATCCGCCAGAGAAGCGAGGGGCTTGGCGGTTTTCGCTTCTTCAACGACCATGATCCCCGCGTTCTGGACGAGATGTTGAATGATCCGCGCTGTGCGAAGATTGTTCTCACGCGCAATCCGATCGACAGCTATGTGAGCTGGAAAATCGCGCAAGCGACGGGTCAATGGAAACTGACCAATCCCACCCAAGCGCGTTCGGAAAAGATCGTGTTTCATGACGGCGAATTCGTCGCTCACCTCGAAGCGCTTCAGGCCTTTCAGGTCCGCATCATGAACGCGCTCCAGATTTCGGGCCAGACCGCTTTTTATGTCGCCTACGAGGACCTACAGAACGTCGAGGTGATGAACGGACTCGCTGCGTTCCTTGGATCGAACGCGCGGATCGAAGCGCTGGACAAGAAACTCAAGAAACAGAACCCCGAACCGCTCAGCGAAAAGGTTCAGAACTTCGAGGAAATGGAACGCAGTCTTGCGCGGCTCGACCGTTTCAATCTTAATCTCACCCCGAATTTCGAACCCCGTCGTGGGGCGGTGATCCCGACTTATGTCGCCGCCGAAAAAGCGCCGCTTCTTTATCTCCCGATCAAGGGCGGTCCTGTCGAAGCGGTCAGGAACTGGCTTGCTGCCCTTGATGGCGCGACCACTGAGCAGCTCCAAAGCGACTTCAACCAGAAAACGCTCCGCCAGTGGAAGCGCAAGCACACCGAGCATCGGAGTTTTGCGGTGCTCCGTCACCCTGTCGCCCGCGCGCATGCCGCTTTTTGCGACCACATCCGCGGTGATGCCGAGACGACCTATCGGGAACTGCGTGCAACGCTCATTCGGGTCTTTAACCTTCCTCTGCCGGAAGAGGGGATCGGTGGCGGATTTTCTCTCGATGACCACAAGGCCGCGTTCAAGGCGTTCCTTGCCTTTCTCAAATCCAATGTGGCGGGGCAAACGTCGCTCCGTGTGGATGCGGCTTGGGCCTCGCAGAGCAACATCATCCAAGGCTTCAGCTGGTTCGGCTCGCCTGACTTGATCCTACGCGAGGACCGTCTTCCCATGGATCTGGCGTTTCTGGCGATGCAGATCGGTCGCGACGATGCGCCCGACTTCGATCCTCGGAGCGCGGATGCGCACCATGCGCTGCTCGCGTCCATCTACGACGACGAAATAGAGGCGATGGCCCGCGATGCCTATCAGCGGGATTACATGACCTTCGGTTTCGGAAAGTGGAAGCCCTGA